The following coding sequences lie in one Klebsiella huaxiensis genomic window:
- a CDS encoding cobalt-precorrin-8 methylmutase, whose protein sequence is MHYIQQPQAIEAKSFDIIGDIIAETRPDYRFASSLHEAIIKRVIHTTADFDWLDILWFSPDVLERLSAALSQPCTLYTDTTMALSGINKTLLAKSGGECRCYISDPRVMAEAKAQGMTRSMAAVDIAVAEEGEKVFVFGNAPTALFRLLEHDVAVNGVIGVPVGFVGAAESKEALTQSNLPAIAALGRKGGSNVAAAIVNAILYHQQGAR, encoded by the coding sequence ATGCACTATATCCAGCAACCACAGGCGATTGAGGCGAAAAGCTTCGACATTATTGGCGACATTATTGCAGAAACTCGCCCGGACTACCGCTTTGCCAGCTCGCTGCATGAAGCCATTATCAAACGGGTGATCCACACCACCGCCGATTTTGACTGGCTGGATATTCTGTGGTTTTCACCCGATGTTCTTGAGCGCCTCAGCGCTGCCCTGAGCCAGCCCTGCACCCTGTATACCGATACTACCATGGCGCTCTCCGGGATTAATAAAACCCTGCTGGCTAAATCCGGTGGCGAGTGCCGCTGCTATATCAGCGATCCGCGCGTAATGGCTGAGGCGAAAGCGCAGGGGATGACCCGTTCGATGGCGGCGGTTGACATCGCGGTTGCCGAAGAGGGGGAGAAAGTATTTGTTTTCGGCAATGCGCCCACTGCGCTGTTTCGTCTGCTGGAACATGATGTCGCGGTGAACGGCGTGATTGGCGTGCCGGTTGGTTTCGTCGGCGCGGCGGAATCGAAAGAGGCTCTGACGCAAAGCAACCTGCCAGCCATTGCCGCCCTGGGTCGCAAAGGCGGTAGCAACGTCGCCGCGGCTATCGTCAACGCCATTCTGTATCACCAGCAGGGGGCGCGATGA
- the cbiD gene encoding cobalt-precorrin-5B (C(1))-methyltransferase CbiD, whose translation MSEQSFDDPVWHNGKALRKGYTTGSCATAAAKVAALMVMRQHLIHQVSIITPSGVTLCLNVESPHVEGQQAIAAIRKDGGDDVDATHGMMIFARVALNDSSEITLRGGEGVGTVTRKGIGLPIGSPAINRTPRHTIESAVREAIGPSRGAEVEIFAPEGEERAQKTYNSRLGILGGISIIGTTGIVTPMSEESWKRSLSLELEIKRAAGLERVVLVPGNHGERFVREQMGIDSQVVVTMSNFVGYMIEEAVRLGFRQIVLIGHPGKLIKIAAGIFHTHSHIADARMETLVAHLALLGAPLELLRLVSECDTTEAAMEHIDAYGFQHIYDHLAERICLRVMQMLRFTKTPPTCDAIMFSFDNKVLGSNRPVEEIAREMSC comes from the coding sequence ATGAGCGAGCAATCCTTTGATGACCCGGTGTGGCACAACGGCAAGGCATTGCGTAAAGGCTATACCACCGGCTCCTGCGCGACGGCGGCGGCAAAAGTCGCGGCGCTGATGGTGATGCGCCAGCATCTGATCCATCAGGTCTCGATTATTACCCCGTCCGGCGTGACGCTGTGTCTTAACGTCGAGTCGCCGCACGTCGAAGGACAGCAGGCGATTGCCGCGATTCGTAAAGACGGCGGCGACGATGTTGATGCCACCCACGGGATGATGATTTTTGCTCGAGTGGCGCTTAATGATTCTTCTGAGATTACGCTGCGCGGCGGCGAAGGCGTCGGCACCGTGACGCGCAAAGGGATTGGCCTGCCCATCGGCAGCCCGGCGATTAACCGTACTCCGCGCCACACCATTGAGTCAGCGGTGCGCGAAGCGATTGGCCCGTCACGCGGGGCTGAGGTAGAAATTTTCGCACCGGAAGGCGAGGAGCGGGCGCAGAAAACCTACAACTCGCGGCTCGGAATTTTAGGCGGCATCTCGATTATCGGCACCACCGGGATCGTCACGCCGATGTCGGAGGAGAGCTGGAAACGTTCGCTGTCGCTTGAGCTTGAAATTAAGCGCGCGGCAGGGCTGGAGCGGGTGGTGCTGGTGCCGGGCAACCATGGTGAACGCTTCGTTCGCGAGCAGATGGGAATTGATTCTCAGGTGGTGGTCACCATGAGCAACTTCGTCGGCTACATGATTGAAGAAGCCGTGCGCCTCGGGTTCCGTCAGATTGTGCTGATCGGCCATCCCGGCAAGCTGATTAAAATTGCCGCCGGTATCTTCCACACCCACAGCCATATTGCCGATGCGCGGATGGAAACGCTCGTCGCGCACCTGGCGCTGCTCGGCGCGCCGCTGGAGCTTTTGCGGTTGGTCAGCGAATGCGATACCACTGAAGCGGCGATGGAACATATCGACGCGTACGGTTTTCAGCATATCTACGACCATCTTGCCGAGCGCATCTGCCTGCGCGTGATGCAGATGCTGCGCTTTACCAAAACGCCGCCCACCTGCGACGCCATCATGTTCTCCTTTGATAACAAGGTTCTCGGCAGCAATCGCCCGGTCGAAGAGATCGCACGGGAGATGTCATGTTAA